From a region of the Aeoliella mucimassa genome:
- a CDS encoding type II toxin-antitoxin system ParD family antitoxin, translating to MELSISLATQQKIDAQLATGKFSHAEDVINEALDLYAEHQATLTDLEDSLRDIEAGRLRPIGEVANEVRSARGWQT from the coding sequence ATGGAACTTTCGATATCGCTCGCCACTCAGCAGAAGATTGACGCCCAATTGGCCACGGGAAAGTTCTCGCATGCCGAAGATGTCATCAACGAAGCCTTGGATCTATACGCGGAACATCAAGCGACGCTCACCGATCTGGAAGATAGCCTAAGAGATATTGAAGCAGGCCGACTTCGTCCCATCGGTGAAGTCGCTAACGAAGTGCGTTCAGCCAGAGGTTGGCAAACCTGA
- a CDS encoding BON domain-containing protein, whose translation MSRHFRQLMIVATVAGFFAVSPVWGQGIGGSRTTGTGTTGMSSGIGTSGIGGSSLGGGIGTSGIGSGGFGTSGIGQGGFGQSTSGIGNQSNSGFVGRTSDDVTNMFNNMTRQNTQGGQSGRTRNSSNRSTRSSSSNRVQQPVRVTLKVAFDHPAIRTPQRTIAENEKVMELLTDQNLSGVSMSRSEGRVVLGGTAPTAWDRKVAEKLVSLQPTVVSVSNEMSVSETVSTPSPE comes from the coding sequence ATGTCTCGCCACTTTCGCCAGCTAATGATCGTCGCGACCGTTGCCGGCTTTTTTGCCGTATCCCCTGTTTGGGGGCAAGGCATCGGCGGCAGCCGGACCACCGGCACAGGCACTACCGGAATGAGCTCGGGAATTGGCACCTCCGGCATTGGAGGTAGCTCGCTGGGGGGCGGCATCGGAACTAGCGGAATTGGTTCCGGCGGCTTTGGCACCAGCGGAATCGGCCAAGGCGGCTTCGGCCAAAGCACTTCTGGCATTGGAAATCAGTCCAACAGTGGGTTCGTCGGTCGCACGAGTGACGACGTAACCAACATGTTTAACAACATGACCCGCCAGAATACCCAGGGCGGTCAGTCGGGACGCACGCGAAACAGCAGCAACCGTAGCACTCGGAGCAGTAGCTCCAACCGAGTCCAGCAGCCAGTTCGTGTGACCCTGAAAGTGGCTTTCGATCACCCCGCGATTCGTACTCCACAGCGAACGATTGCTGAGAACGAAAAAGTAATGGAGCTGCTCACCGACCAGAATCTGTCGGGCGTCAGCATGTCTCGTAGCGAAGGACGCGTAGTGCTCGGTGGCACCGCTCCCACGGCTTGGGATCGCAAGGTCGCTGAGAAACTCGTCTCGCTGCAGCCTACCGTGGTCAGCGTATCGAACGAGATGAGTGTTTCCGAAACGGTCAGCACTCCCTCGCCGGAATAG
- the metH gene encoding methionine synthase → MLTQSAVKNRTAELDELLQRRILFLDGATGTQVQALGIGEAEIRGERFADHHKDLKNFADLICITQPEAQLTIHRKYLAAGADIVETNTFGASPIGMGDFEFADPVGLTRELNVAAVQLAKQACAEFTEQTPDKPRFVAGSIGPTSKQMAISTSVEDPAHRDVNFMQMVDSYRVQVEAMVEAGVDILLPETVIDTLNLKACLFAIEDYFRESDNRVPVMISGTFDKGGGTFVSGQSIEAFWNSIEHFPMLSVGMNCALGPDIMRPHIELLQSVATSYVSCHANAGLPNEMGQFDLGPAAMAKIVGEFAKQGWVNIVGGCCGTSPDHIAAMVAELKDFAPHSKTTVAPRLRLSGTQPLELRPDSNFLMIGERSNVTGSRKFARLVREKQYEEAVEVAREQVENGANVLDVNMDEGLLDSEAEMVHYLRLLAGEGETAAVPVMIDSSKWDVIEAGLQAVQGKAIVNSISLKDGEQEFLRRAQLCRQYGAAIVVMAFDEQGQAATEDEKVRICKRAYELLTSELKFPAEDIIFDPNILTVATGIEEHNNYALDFINATRRIKQECPGVKVSGGVSNVSFSFRGNDPVREAIHSVFLYYAVQAGMDMGIVNAGQLVVYDEIEPKLKELVEDVILNRRDDATERLVDFAESVKKQDSGEAAATAEEWRSAPVEERLKHALIKGIVKYVDEDTEEARQKYSKCLEIIEGPLMDGMSIVGDLFGAGKMFLPQVVKSARVMKKAVAYLTPYMEAEKAAAGDAAKSRGKVLLATVKGDVHDIGKNIVGVVLGCNNFEVIDLGVMCSCEKILEAAKDEGVDMIGLSGLITPSLDEMVHVAREMERLEIDLPLLIGGATTSAKHTAVKIAPVCSIPVLHVVDASRSVPVVEKVMNPESRPKLIEENKVLQADLKASYEKRQAVSLLPYAEALANRFTTDWQTVDIPTPEFTGTRTIETQSLAELRDYIDWSPFFLTWEMKGKYPKIFDDPNLGTEAKKLFDDANELLDRVIAEQLLTARAVYGFWPANSEGDDIVLYTDDSRSTELARFHALRQQWERKGQKAYYSLADFIAPTDSGRADYLGGFAVTTGVGCDELAAKYDADHDDYNSIMIKAVADRLAEAFAESLHAKVRREWGYGQDESLNNDELIAERYRGIRPAAGYPAQPDHTEKQTLFTLLDAEAKTGITLTENYAMHPAASVSGLYFAHPESRYFAVDRITKEQVEDYARRKGMSVAEVERWLAPNLGYEK, encoded by the coding sequence ATGCTGACACAATCGGCGGTGAAAAATCGTACGGCTGAACTGGACGAACTGCTCCAACGCCGCATCCTGTTCCTCGATGGAGCCACTGGCACCCAGGTGCAAGCACTTGGCATCGGCGAGGCAGAGATCCGTGGCGAGCGATTTGCCGATCATCACAAAGATCTCAAGAACTTTGCCGACCTGATCTGCATTACGCAACCCGAAGCGCAGCTCACCATCCATCGCAAGTACCTGGCTGCTGGTGCCGACATCGTCGAAACCAATACGTTTGGTGCCAGCCCGATCGGCATGGGGGACTTCGAGTTCGCCGATCCGGTAGGTCTGACTCGCGAACTAAACGTCGCCGCGGTGCAGCTGGCCAAACAAGCCTGCGCGGAATTCACCGAGCAAACGCCCGACAAGCCACGGTTCGTCGCCGGATCGATTGGTCCCACATCGAAGCAGATGGCCATCTCGACGAGCGTGGAAGATCCCGCCCATCGCGACGTGAACTTCATGCAGATGGTCGATTCGTACCGGGTGCAGGTCGAAGCCATGGTGGAAGCCGGCGTCGACATCCTGCTGCCCGAAACCGTGATCGACACGCTGAACCTCAAGGCCTGCTTGTTTGCAATTGAGGATTACTTCCGCGAAAGCGACAATCGCGTGCCGGTGATGATCTCCGGCACGTTCGACAAAGGTGGCGGCACCTTCGTGTCGGGTCAATCGATCGAAGCGTTCTGGAACTCGATCGAGCACTTCCCAATGCTCTCGGTCGGCATGAACTGCGCACTCGGCCCCGACATCATGCGGCCGCACATCGAATTACTGCAAAGCGTGGCCACCTCGTACGTAAGCTGCCATGCCAACGCGGGCTTGCCAAACGAAATGGGTCAGTTCGACCTCGGCCCGGCCGCGATGGCAAAGATCGTCGGCGAGTTCGCCAAGCAAGGTTGGGTAAACATCGTCGGCGGTTGCTGCGGCACCTCGCCCGATCACATTGCCGCCATGGTTGCGGAGCTGAAGGACTTTGCTCCCCACTCGAAGACTACCGTCGCCCCACGATTGCGATTAAGCGGCACCCAACCGCTCGAACTGCGCCCCGATAGCAACTTCCTGATGATCGGCGAGCGGAGCAACGTGACCGGCAGCCGCAAGTTCGCCCGCCTGGTTCGCGAAAAGCAGTACGAAGAAGCGGTGGAAGTCGCCCGCGAGCAAGTGGAAAACGGCGCGAACGTGCTCGACGTGAACATGGACGAAGGGCTGCTCGATAGCGAAGCCGAAATGGTGCACTACCTGCGGCTGCTGGCCGGCGAAGGCGAGACCGCCGCGGTGCCGGTGATGATCGATAGCAGCAAGTGGGACGTGATCGAAGCCGGCCTGCAAGCCGTGCAAGGCAAGGCCATCGTTAACTCGATTAGCCTGAAGGATGGCGAGCAGGAATTCCTGCGTCGTGCGCAGCTCTGCCGGCAGTACGGCGCGGCGATCGTCGTCATGGCGTTCGACGAGCAAGGCCAGGCGGCCACCGAGGACGAAAAGGTTCGCATCTGCAAACGAGCGTACGAACTGCTCACCAGCGAGCTGAAGTTCCCGGCCGAGGACATCATCTTCGATCCCAACATCCTGACCGTCGCTACCGGAATCGAAGAGCACAACAACTACGCACTCGATTTCATCAATGCGACCCGGCGCATCAAACAAGAATGCCCCGGCGTGAAAGTGTCGGGTGGCGTGTCGAACGTGTCGTTCTCCTTCCGCGGCAACGATCCGGTTCGCGAGGCGATTCATAGCGTGTTCCTGTACTATGCGGTGCAAGCCGGCATGGACATGGGCATCGTGAACGCGGGCCAGTTGGTGGTGTACGACGAGATCGAACCGAAACTCAAGGAACTGGTCGAAGACGTTATTCTCAACCGCCGCGACGATGCCACCGAGCGATTGGTCGACTTTGCCGAATCGGTGAAGAAGCAAGACTCCGGCGAAGCCGCCGCCACGGCCGAGGAATGGCGTTCCGCCCCCGTGGAAGAACGCCTGAAGCACGCGTTGATCAAGGGCATCGTCAAGTACGTGGACGAAGACACCGAGGAAGCCCGCCAGAAATACAGCAAGTGCCTGGAGATCATCGAAGGCCCGCTGATGGATGGCATGAGCATCGTCGGCGACCTGTTCGGCGCGGGCAAAATGTTCCTGCCGCAAGTGGTGAAGAGCGCCCGCGTGATGAAGAAAGCGGTCGCTTACCTGACTCCTTACATGGAAGCCGAAAAGGCCGCTGCAGGCGATGCGGCGAAGAGTCGCGGCAAGGTGCTGCTGGCTACCGTGAAGGGCGACGTGCACGACATCGGTAAGAACATCGTCGGCGTGGTGCTCGGCTGCAACAACTTCGAGGTCATCGACCTCGGCGTCATGTGCTCGTGCGAGAAGATTCTCGAGGCCGCCAAGGACGAAGGGGTCGACATGATCGGGCTGTCGGGCCTAATTACGCCGAGCCTCGACGAGATGGTTCACGTCGCTCGCGAGATGGAGCGACTCGAAATCGATCTGCCGCTGCTCATCGGCGGTGCAACCACCAGCGCTAAGCATACCGCGGTGAAGATCGCCCCGGTCTGCTCGATTCCCGTGCTGCACGTGGTCGATGCGTCGCGGAGCGTGCCGGTGGTCGAGAAGGTCATGAATCCCGAATCGCGGCCGAAGCTGATCGAAGAGAACAAGGTTCTGCAAGCCGATTTGAAGGCGAGCTACGAGAAGCGTCAGGCGGTGTCGCTGTTGCCTTACGCCGAGGCCCTGGCCAACCGCTTTACCACCGACTGGCAAACGGTCGACATCCCCACGCCGGAGTTCACCGGCACCCGCACGATCGAAACCCAATCGCTGGCCGAGCTTCGCGACTATATCGACTGGTCTCCCTTCTTCCTCACCTGGGAAATGAAGGGCAAGTATCCCAAGATCTTCGACGATCCCAACCTCGGCACCGAAGCGAAGAAACTATTCGACGATGCCAACGAGTTGCTCGATCGGGTGATCGCCGAGCAGTTGCTCACCGCCCGCGCGGTGTACGGTTTCTGGCCGGCCAACTCGGAGGGGGACGACATCGTCCTCTACACCGACGACTCGCGGTCGACCGAGCTGGCGCGGTTCCACGCCTTGCGGCAACAGTGGGAACGTAAGGGACAGAAGGCCTACTACTCGCTGGCCGACTTCATCGCCCCCACCGACTCGGGCCGGGCCGACTACTTGGGCGGCTTTGCCGTAACCACCGGCGTTGGTTGCGACGAGCTGGCTGCCAAGTACGATGCGGATCACGACGACTACAACAGCATCATGATTAAGGCCGTGGCCGACCGACTGGCCGAGGCCTTTGCCGAATCGCTGCACGCCAAGGTGCGTCGCGAGTGGGGTTACGGGCAAGACGAGTCGCTTAATAACGACGAACTGATTGCCGAACGCTATCGCGGCATCCGTCCCGCGGCCGGATACCCAGCCCAGCCCGACCATACCGAGAAGCAAACGCTGTTCACGTTGCTCGATGCCGAAGCGAAAACCGGCATCACGCTCACCGAGAACTACGCGATGCATCCCGCAGCAAGCGTCAGCGGCTTGTACTTTGCTCACCCCGAGTCACGGTACTTTGCCGTCGATCGCATCACCAAGGAGCAAGTGGAAGACTACGCCCGCCGCAAAGGAATGAGCGTCGCCGAAGTCGAACGCTGGCTCGCCCCGAACCTGGGTTACGAAAAGTAA
- a CDS encoding type II toxin-antitoxin system RelE/ParE family toxin, which translates to MADFRVLITDRASAQLHEIVEWIEQRAPETAQRWFKKTLTEITSLSIMPRRHSLARESIQLKMELREILVGKRKWRVLYTIRDQDVIVMCIRIGALGPVTAEDLSGD; encoded by the coding sequence ATGGCGGATTTTCGTGTTCTAATAACCGACCGCGCATCAGCACAATTGCACGAGATAGTTGAGTGGATTGAACAACGTGCTCCAGAAACAGCCCAGCGCTGGTTCAAAAAGACACTCACGGAGATCACTTCACTTTCAATAATGCCACGACGGCACTCGCTTGCCAGGGAGTCCATTCAACTAAAAATGGAACTTCGAGAGATCCTCGTAGGCAAACGAAAATGGCGCGTGTTGTATACGATTCGCGATCAGGACGTGATCGTCATGTGCATACGTATCGGTGCTCTGGGGCCGGTGACAGCCGAAGACCTGTCAGGGGATTAA